In the Pseudomonas sp. ADAK2 genome, one interval contains:
- a CDS encoding ATP-grasp domain-containing protein, whose translation MQLIVFCPPKILLQHDAASWSAALGRGGILLSCTSRTKEIAAHLGDKVRYQLFDNFNDNALVEIDAYQIARGLETPLCVALAEVDVLRVARINDRLGVSQGAEGRAMLYRDKFLMKQRAKDCGLAIAEMASIGNATEAVRFSEQFDFPVVIKPRDGRGSNGVEVIRHMAQLREWLSERTSSTFHNLMIEKFVHGSHYIVNGLYIDGQPILISPVRVMTSALDFLGGKSHDLHMLNSDNPMCDRLVRYSRLLVEDVLPSEPTMLFHLELFVAEDGEIILCEIASRLGGVFFNQELTHAWGIDPRMTLLHALRDPLYRPEPLAAPLRMVGHISIPPRVGLLRDVPENCPLDGVLEYRISAKKMTAYGGMEFTNSEILNAIVAGRDEAELREKLQQVESWFHERCDWAGSEIAQAV comes from the coding sequence ATGCAGCTGATCGTTTTTTGCCCGCCCAAAATTCTTCTCCAGCACGACGCCGCGAGTTGGTCTGCCGCGCTTGGCCGCGGTGGCATCCTGTTGAGCTGCACCTCTCGAACCAAAGAGATTGCCGCTCACCTTGGCGACAAGGTCCGCTACCAGCTCTTCGACAACTTCAATGACAACGCGCTCGTCGAGATCGATGCCTATCAGATCGCGCGGGGACTCGAGACGCCTCTATGCGTGGCCTTGGCCGAGGTCGATGTGCTGCGGGTGGCGCGCATCAATGATCGGCTCGGGGTCAGCCAGGGCGCAGAAGGCCGCGCGATGTTGTACCGGGACAAGTTCCTGATGAAGCAACGCGCCAAGGATTGCGGGCTTGCGATCGCCGAAATGGCGTCGATCGGCAACGCCACCGAGGCGGTTCGCTTCAGTGAGCAGTTCGATTTCCCGGTGGTCATCAAGCCTCGAGACGGTCGCGGCTCGAACGGCGTGGAAGTGATCAGGCACATGGCGCAGTTGAGGGAGTGGCTGTCCGAGCGCACTTCCAGCACGTTCCACAACCTGATGATCGAAAAGTTTGTGCACGGCAGCCATTACATCGTCAACGGGCTCTACATCGATGGACAGCCGATCCTGATTTCCCCGGTGCGCGTCATGACCTCGGCCCTGGACTTCCTCGGCGGGAAATCCCATGACCTGCACATGCTCAACTCCGACAATCCGATGTGTGATCGGCTGGTCCGTTATTCGCGGTTGCTCGTCGAGGATGTGCTGCCGTCCGAGCCGACCATGTTGTTTCACCTTGAGCTTTTCGTGGCCGAAGATGGCGAGATCATTCTCTGCGAAATTGCCTCTCGGTTGGGTGGGGTTTTCTTCAATCAGGAACTCACTCATGCCTGGGGCATTGATCCGCGGATGACCCTGCTGCATGCGCTCCGTGATCCGCTCTATCGCCCCGAACCACTGGCCGCACCGCTGCGGATGGTCGGACATATCAGCATTCCCCCACGCGTCGGCCTCCTGCGCGACGTACCGGAAAACTGCCCGCTCGACGGTGTCCTGGAATACCGCATTTCAGCCAAGAAGATGACGGCCTATGGCGGTATGGAATTCACCAACTCCGAGATCCTGAACGCCATTGTGGCGGGGCGGGATGAGGCTGAGTTGCGGGAGAAGCTTCAACAGGTCGAGAGCTGGTTCCATGAGCGTTGCGACTGGGCCGGCAGCGAAATCGCGCAAGCGGTCTAG
- a CDS encoding AbrB family transcriptional regulator, producing MKTLFESLIPIPVAAFGAWIGYMTGLPLGELIGAICVVTALSKMGVPMRMPYPFVATVQLLLGVSVGSIVTASMMRELTDFSILVGLLICMTTQIFVGYNWLRRMEKWGHIESLLGSIPGAMAAVMTVSGEDGPASGRIAFVHIIRLLALLLVVTIIAGGHAESAAPVLGSFDNYLGVIPPAIAAVALGYLLERFDVPAPYMLTGLICTAAVNVGFPQANLHVPDPFAIVALILLGGLIGIRLKDITFKDFVRYIRAGLVVTALTFCTTLLVAFAFSKLTGKPFLALFMSWVPGGVEVMTAAALLLKLDPAFVMLNHVVRMSIIHISPVFLPKRLLQENPQPEQ from the coding sequence ATGAAGACTCTGTTTGAAAGCCTTATCCCCATTCCCGTGGCGGCCTTCGGGGCGTGGATCGGCTACATGACCGGGCTTCCGCTCGGCGAGTTGATCGGTGCGATCTGCGTGGTCACGGCGCTGAGCAAAATGGGCGTGCCGATGCGGATGCCCTACCCGTTCGTGGCAACCGTCCAGCTTCTGCTCGGGGTCAGCGTCGGTTCCATCGTCACCGCTTCGATGATGCGTGAATTGACCGACTTCAGCATTCTGGTCGGGCTTCTCATCTGCATGACCACGCAGATCTTCGTCGGCTACAACTGGTTACGACGCATGGAGAAATGGGGCCATATCGAGAGCCTGCTGGGTTCTATTCCGGGCGCGATGGCCGCTGTCATGACCGTCTCCGGGGAGGACGGCCCCGCCTCTGGACGCATCGCGTTCGTGCACATTATTCGTTTGCTCGCGCTGCTGCTGGTCGTGACGATCATCGCCGGCGGACATGCCGAAAGCGCGGCGCCAGTCCTGGGCTCCTTTGATAACTACCTTGGTGTTATCCCGCCTGCGATCGCGGCTGTCGCCCTTGGCTATCTGCTGGAGCGCTTTGACGTTCCCGCGCCTTACATGTTGACCGGCCTGATTTGCACCGCCGCGGTCAATGTCGGCTTTCCTCAAGCCAATCTGCACGTTCCCGATCCCTTCGCGATCGTCGCGCTGATTCTGCTGGGCGGCCTGATCGGTATTCGCCTCAAGGACATTACCTTCAAGGATTTCGTGCGCTACATCCGCGCAGGCCTGGTGGTCACTGCCCTGACGTTCTGCACGACGCTGTTGGTCGCCTTTGCCTTCAGCAAGCTGACCGGCAAGCCCTTCCTCGCCCTGTTCATGTCCTGGGTTCCCGGTGGTGTCGAGGTCATGACGGCAGCGGCGCTGCTGCTGAAACTTGATCCGGCCTTCGTGATGCTCAATCACGTCGTACGGATGTCGATCATCCATATTTCGCCCGTGTTCCTTCCCAAGCGGCTGTTGCAGGAAAACCCTCAGCCTGAACAGTGA
- the dmpG gene encoding 4-hydroxy-2-oxovalerate aldolase, translating into MTHAIAIHDPTLRDGNHAVSHSLSLEDIASYCRAVDGCGLSVVEVGHGNGLGASSLQLGIARHKDAEMLETARANLIHSKLGVHLIPGFARLSDIDMALQIGVDVLRIASHCTEASLTESYIEHARAKGAYVQGVLMMTHMASPEKLLEEALKQQAYGANALVLMDSAGHFDPDSTREKIGLLVRELAIPVGFHGHNNLGLAIANSLAAAQAGATIIDGCMRGFGAGAGNTQLEVLCAVLERYTFETGVKVFDLCRAVESLEDFAPVKTPTIVKTANLISGLYGVCSGFEKHVTRAASEFRVEPRKIYEELARCNAVAGQEDLIISVASRLSQPAVA; encoded by the coding sequence ATGACTCATGCCATTGCAATTCACGATCCCACGCTGCGCGACGGAAATCATGCGGTCTCCCATTCCCTGAGCCTGGAGGACATTGCCTCCTACTGCCGAGCCGTGGACGGATGCGGGCTCAGCGTTGTGGAAGTGGGCCACGGCAACGGCCTGGGGGCCTCTTCTCTGCAACTCGGCATCGCGCGGCACAAGGATGCGGAGATGCTCGAAACGGCACGGGCCAACCTGATTCACTCCAAACTCGGGGTCCATCTGATCCCCGGATTTGCGCGGTTGAGCGACATCGATATGGCACTGCAGATCGGGGTCGACGTGCTGCGCATCGCGTCCCATTGCACCGAGGCCAGCCTGACCGAAAGCTATATCGAGCATGCACGTGCCAAAGGCGCCTACGTACAGGGTGTCCTGATGATGACCCACATGGCCAGCCCGGAGAAACTGCTCGAAGAGGCACTCAAGCAGCAGGCCTACGGCGCGAACGCCTTGGTCTTGATGGATTCCGCGGGGCACTTCGACCCTGACAGCACCCGGGAAAAGATCGGCCTGCTGGTCCGGGAGCTCGCCATTCCCGTGGGCTTCCATGGCCACAACAACCTTGGCCTGGCGATTGCCAACTCGCTGGCTGCCGCCCAGGCCGGTGCGACGATCATTGACGGATGCATGCGCGGGTTCGGCGCGGGAGCCGGCAATACCCAGCTGGAGGTTTTGTGCGCGGTGCTCGAGCGCTACACATTCGAGACCGGAGTGAAGGTCTTTGATCTTTGCCGGGCCGTCGAGAGTCTCGAAGACTTCGCGCCCGTCAAAACCCCCACGATTGTGAAGACCGCCAATCTGATCAGCGGCCTCTATGGCGTCTGCAGCGGGTTCGAGAAGCACGTGACCCGCGCGGCGTCCGAGTTTCGTGTCGAGCCTCGAAAAATCTACGAAGAGCTTGCGCGATGCAATGCAGTGGCGGGCCAAGAGGACCTGATCATCTCGGTGGCAAGCCGCCTTTCTCAACCCGCCGTCGCCTGA
- a CDS encoding acetaldehyde dehydrogenase (acetylating), with protein MKTAIIGSGNIGCDVLCKVLAHPDLDCTLVAGRSMASSGLAFARERGVATTANGVDGLFEHLNEFDLVFDATSAADHEAHASRLIEAGKTIINLTPAALGALCVPSLNGMELTGASNINMITCGGQASIPLAAAIARANPRVRYIEVVSSISAESAGPATRRNLSNYISTTENALIHFTGCKDVKAILNVNPAKPNVYMQTAVSALIDDVDLAATRREVERAVAQVQSAVPGYEVIVDLHYSEGRLFTMVRVEGAGHFLDPSAGNLDIITATATYMAALMARGRQAERAA; from the coding sequence TTGAAAACTGCCATTATCGGAAGTGGCAATATTGGTTGCGATGTACTTTGCAAGGTGCTCGCCCACCCGGACCTGGATTGCACGCTGGTTGCCGGTCGCTCGATGGCGTCATCCGGCCTCGCTTTTGCGCGCGAGCGCGGGGTCGCGACGACCGCGAACGGCGTCGACGGTCTGTTCGAACACCTCAACGAATTCGATCTTGTTTTTGATGCCACCTCGGCGGCAGACCATGAAGCCCATGCGTCCCGCCTGATCGAAGCCGGAAAAACAATCATCAACCTGACCCCGGCGGCCCTCGGCGCGTTGTGCGTTCCCTCCCTCAATGGAATGGAGCTGACAGGGGCCAGCAATATCAACATGATCACCTGTGGCGGCCAGGCGTCCATCCCGCTCGCGGCGGCCATCGCCCGGGCCAATCCGCGTGTGCGCTATATCGAAGTCGTGTCCTCGATCAGTGCCGAAAGCGCCGGCCCGGCCACTCGGCGTAACCTGAGCAACTACATCTCCACGACTGAAAATGCGCTGATCCATTTCACCGGGTGCAAGGACGTCAAGGCGATCCTGAACGTCAATCCCGCCAAACCCAACGTCTACATGCAGACCGCGGTTTCGGCGCTGATCGACGACGTCGATCTGGCCGCGACTCGACGCGAAGTCGAGCGTGCCGTGGCCCAGGTTCAATCGGCCGTGCCGGGGTATGAGGTGATCGTCGACCTCCATTACAGCGAAGGCCGCTTGTTCACCATGGTGCGGGTCGAAGGCGCGGGGCATTTCCTCGATCCAAGCGCGGGCAACCTCGACATCATCACGGCGACGGCAACGTACATGGCTGCGCTCATGGCTCGAGGCCGCCAGGCCGAGCGCGCCGCCTGA